The DNA sequence GTGCTCGTCGGGGCGATCTCGCTGCTGGCCATGTCGTTCACGCTGGAGACGATCTCGGCCTTCATCAACTTCGGCGCGCTGATCGCGTTCACGTTCGTCAACATCTCGGTCATCGCCTGGTTCGCGATCCGCCAGGGCCGCCGCCGGACGTTCGGCGACATCGTGCGCTTCATCGTCCTCCCGGGGATCGGCATGCTGCTGACCGGCGTCCTCTGGGCGAACCTGCACGCGGACGCCCTGATCGGCGGCCTGATCTGGACGGCCATCGGCTTCGGCTATCTGCTCGTGCTCACGCGCGGCTTCCGCCGGCGCACCGCGGCGTTCGACGAGAACCAGCCGGTCACCGGCTTCACGACGGCGGTCGGGAAGGACCGGGAGCCGCGGGCGTAGGGTCACCCCGGTCCGCGGGAGCACTCCTCCTGGAGGTCGAGCTCGCCCCAGCGCGGGCCGCCGGGGACGACGTCGTAGCGGACGATCGTGCGGCCGTCCTCGATGGTGGCCTCGTAGGCGTTGTGCGTGAGCACGCCGTGCATGAGGTACGACAGCCGGCAGTCCGTCTCGCGGTAATAGAGTCCGTCGCGCTCCAGGATCCCGACCGACTCCGCCCACGCGTTCGAGTATGCGACGAGGTCGCGGCCGGGGACGGAGAGCCGCACATATTCCACCCCCAGGGCGAATCCGGACACGAAAACGATCGCCCCGCCGATCGGCAGCAGGGCGAGCGCGGCGACGACAGCCACAACAGAACCCCGACCCCCACCAGCAGAACGACCAGCAGAGACGGAGCCCAGGGCAGCACGGAACGCAGACGCATCCTGCCAGCCTCCCCGGCCTCCTCCCGTCGCCACGTCCGGCGAACGTCGCGACCGGATCATCCGCGCGATGTATCCGCACCTGCGAGTCGGCCGAACCGCGCGCCCGGGCCGCACTGTTCGTTCTAGGGTTGGCTCAAGTGTCGTGTCGTCGGGCGCCGCGCCATCCGCGCCCGACCCCGGGGAGGAGTACCGATGTCCGAGCTCGACCTCAACCAGCCGTTGACGCCTCCGGATGAGCCGGCGGCCGGGGTGAGCCTCACGCCGCCCGCCGCGGTGCCGGAGGTCGGCGGCGACCAGGCCGTCGGGATGGTCGCCGTCCCGGCCGACAAGCGGGCCGAGCTCGCGGCGAAGGCGGACGAGTTCGTCGCCGGACTCGCCGGGGTGGAGCCGGGCAGCCCCGAGTTCACCCGCCGCGTCGACGAGATCGCGCGGATGGGGGTGCAGGAGATCCGCTCCTCCTCCGAGGTGTCGAACCGGATGCTGCAGCGGCCGGAGTCCTCGCTCGCGGCGGCGCGGGGACGCGGCGGCCCCTCCGACCCGCAGACGCAGGTGGCGCAGACGCTGCAGCAGCTGCGCACGACGATCACCGACCTCGACCCGGGCCACGCCAACCTGTCCGGCTCGAAGGGCATCCTCGGGAGGCTGCCGGGCGGCAAGTCGCTCATGCGGTACTTCGAGCGCTACCAGCCCGCGCAGAAGCAGCTCGACGCGATCATCACCGCGCTCATCTCCGGTCAGGACGCCCTCCTGAAGGACAACGCGGCCATCGACCTGGAGCGCACCAACCTGTGGGCGACGATGGGCAAGCTCGGCGAGTACGCCACGCTCGCGAAGGCGCTGGACGACTCGATCGAGAAGCGTGCCGCCGAGCTGCGCGCGACCGACCCGCAGCGTGCGGACTCCCTGGTCGCCGACGCCCTGTTCCCGATCCGCCAGCGCCGCCAGGACCTGACGACGCAGATCGCCGTCTCGGTGCAGGGTTACCTCGCGCTCGACGCCATCCGGAAGAACAACCTGGAGCTGATCAAAGGCGTCGAGCGCGCCCGCACGACCACCGTCGCCGCGCTGCGCACCGCGATCATCGTCGCTCAGGCGCTCGGCAACCAGGAGCTGGTCCTCGACCAGATCAGCGCGCTCAATGACGCGACGAACTCCATGATCGACCGCACCGGCGAGCTGCTGCGGCAGCAGACGGCGCGCATTCACGAGGAGGCCGTCTCGACCGGGGTCAGCATCCAGACGCTGCAGCACGCGTTCGACAACGTGTTCGCGACGATGGACTCCATCGACAGCTACCGCGTGAAGGCGGTCGAGAGCATGGCGAAGACGGTGGACGCGCTGGAGCAGCAGATCACCCGGTCGCGGAGCTACGTAGACCGGTCGCACTCGGGCAGCTGAGGCGGCGTGGGGACGGCGCCCCCGCTCTGGCAGGTCGAGCCCTACGGCAGGTCGAGCCGCGACGTCCCGAACCGCTGCGTGAGGAACCGCCCGTTCACCAGCAGCGCCGACGCGTCCTGCTCGACCGCGGCGTCCCGCATGCGTTTCGCCGCGCGCTCCAGCTCGCCGAGCTGGCCGATCAGCGCGTCCGCCGCCTTGGTCCCGTCGGGCAGCACGTGCTCGGCCGTCCAGTCGGCGGGCAGGGACAGGTACGCGCGCAGGGTGTCGGGGAGGTAGACCGTCGCCGTGCGCCGCACCACGACCTCCGGCTCGCCCTGCCCCGCGACCCGCGGCAGGGCGTCGATGATGAGGCCCCCGATCCGCTCCACCTGCGCGACCGCCTCGGGCGGCACCCGCTGTCCCAGGCGTGCCGGGAGGGTGCGGAGGTCGCCCTCGATCGTGGCGTCGCGCACCTGGATCTCCGACCCGACGGGCTCCAGCCCGAGCGATTGCAGCGCGCGAGAGGAGGTCGCGGCATCCCCCGCGGCCTGTGCGGCGAGCGCAGCCACACGGCCGGCGAAGGCGGTGAGCCAGTCCCCGAGGCCGAGGGGGCGACGAGTGACGCTCACGCCGTTGTAGACGCGCTCGACCTCGCCGGTCCAGTGCGGACCGGGCTCGTACGCGAGGGAGAGGTTCTCCTCGGCGCCGATCAGGCTCACCCGCGCGATCGCCCCCGGCCGACGGAAAAGCCGGTCGGCGAGAGTACGCCTGCGCTCGACGACCAGCACCCGTGCCAGCAGCGCCGGGGCCAGCGCGCGCGCCACGCTCTCGACCAGCTCGGCCAGGAACGTCTGCGGGTCTTCCGCCGCCTCGCCATCCGTCGATTGCCCCACGCGCTCATCCAATCACGTCCCGCGATCGCTGGACGCCCCCGATTCGTGCGAGGCGGCGGGTTGCCCTCTCAGCGCCGCACGGCGGCGCGGAGGATCTGCGCGATACGTTCCTTGTCGGCGTCGTCGAGCTTGGTGAGGGCGAACCCGACCGGCCAGACGTTGCCGTCGTCCAGGGTGGCAGCCTGCTGGAACTCCAGCGTGGCGTAACGGATCTTGAACTTGGACCCCGGCTTGAACGCGACGACCGTCTTGCCGTCGGCGTCGGCGTACGCCGGCATCCCGTACCAGGTCTTGGCGGCGAGGTCGGTGTTGTCCGTGACCAGCTGGTGGAAGGCCTGGGCGAGCTCCTTGTCGGTCCCGGTCATCGCGGCGATCGCCTCATCGCACGCGGCGGCGGCGTCGGCCCCGGCCTGCTGCGCCTTCTTCTCGGCGACGGCGGCCTTGATCGCCGCCTTCTCCTCTTTGCTGAACGTGGTGTCGGCCATGGTGTCCCCTTCGTGTGAATCGTGCCGTGTTGTCGGCTGAGATTCAATCTACGGGCACGGGAGGCGGGGGGCTTCTCGATATCTGCTCGATTGGAGATAGCACTGCGAGCACGCTCGCCGCGGTCGAGATCAGTCGATGAGGCTCGGCGTCGGGATCGGGGTCTCCGGAGGCAGGTCGACCTTCACCGTGGTGCGACCGGTGTCGCCGACGATCGTGATCGTGAAGCGGTCGTGGTTCGGCCGGAGGATGACGGCGGCCGGGCGTCCGTCGCTCGCGCGTACTTCGCGCAGCTGCGTCGCCGCGTCCGCGGGTGTCCACTGGACGGTCGCGCCGCGGTCGCAGTCGTCGCTCACCTTCAGGAACAGCAGGCCGCCGATCGTCCGCGAGTCCACGATCCGGTGCTGCGAGACGTCCCACAGCACGGCGCCGGCCGCGGAGTTCGAGAGGGTCGTCCCGCAGATGACGAGCGGGGGGCGGCGGTGGTCGTCGTCTCACAACCAGTCACTCCGAGAAGGAGTGCGGACGCGGACGCCGTCGCGGCGATCATGCGGACAGCTCGGTGCCCTGCCGAGGGCCGGGTTCGCACGGCGGCGATCCTCACCCTCTCCCGCGCCGAGGGAGGAGGACGCCCGCGATGAGCGCCGCGACGACGACCGGTGTCACCACCGCCCACAGCCACGGCGGAACCGGCATGGCCAGGATGTTCGTCGGCGTGATGACGCACTCCCCACCCGACGGGCAGAATCCGGCGAGTCCGAGCGGCGCAGTCAGCACCAGCACGAGGAGGACCGTCGCGGCGGACCACAGCGCGCGAACCCGCAATGACCGCCGCCGATCGGCCGCAGCCCGACCCCGCATCGCCGCCCCCGATCACCGAAGCGCCCCGGAACCCTCAACAACGCGCGACGACGACCGATCCGGTGGAGATGGGGGGAATCGAACCCCCGTCCACTGCTGTGGTCGTATGCCTTCTACGGGCGTAGCCAGTGAAGTCGCTTTCTCAGCCCCGGAACTTGTCGCTGGCACCTGCTCCGACGGGCTCAGTATCAGTTGGAGTCCCTCTGCGCCCTGATGCTCAACGCAGAAGCAAGTCTTCTAGCTGACGCCAGGATCCGGGTAGAAGACAGTTCCCGGTCTGACGGTCTCTTCAAATGGCGAAGGGGAACTTACGCCGCGAGGGCGAAGTCGGCCTTGGCCGAGACAGTGCTCTTGTTATTGGCACTTATTTTTTCGCATGGATCGTTTACGAGATAACCATGCATCCTCGACCCGCTTCTCACACTCTCGCAGACAATGTCGAAACCGATCATCCCCGTGCGACGGCCGTGAGGCCGGGTCGTCATCGCGCGCTGTTGAGTTGTCCAGATACACACCGCTCCTCGCGGCGAGCTTTTCATTCTACATCACCTCGGCGGCAGTTCAGGGCATGACGTCGCCCGAGTTCGGACCGAGCGTCTGGCCGACGAACAGGTTCCCTCCCGGGTCCGACGCCAGCAGCAGCGCAGCGGGCGCCACCTCCTCCGGGCGCCCGAACCGGCCGAGCGGGAGTTCGGCGCGCTTGGCCGCCTTCCACTCCTCGCTGATCCCGTCGACCAGCGGGGTCTCGATCGGGCCGGGCGCGATGGCGTTGACGAGCACACCCTGCGCCGACACCTCCAGCGCCAGCGACTTCACGAAGGCGATGACCCCTGCCTTGGCCGCGGCGTAATGGGCCAGGCCGTCGCCGCCTTTCATGGCGAGCTGGGAGGACACCGCGATGATCCGGCCGTCCTGGCGGGCGAGCATCCCGGGGAGGACTGCCCTGGCCAGCAGGAAGACGCTGGTCAGGTCGATGCGCAGCGTCTCCTCCCAGCGGCCGAGCGGCATCGCGGCCACGGGCGACTCGGTCAGGACGCCGTGCGAGGCGACCAGGATGTCGATGCGGCCGAGCCGACTCTCGGCGTCGGCGACCGCGGCCGCGACCGACTGCTCGTCGGCCGCGTCGAAGACGATGCCCGCCCTCCAGCCCTCCTCCGCGGCGAGGGCGGCGACGCGGGCGTCGCGGTCCGCGCCGACCACCTCGGCCCCACTGGCGGCGAAGAGCCGCGCGATCGCCAGCCCGATGCCGCTCGCCGCGCCGGTCACGAGGGCGGTGCGGCCATTCAGGACTCCGGTCATCGCTCCCCCTCAGTCCCGCATCGCGACGGTGAGCGCACCGTCGACGGTGATCGCCTGACCGCTCACATACGTGGCGTCGGCGGAGGTGAGGAAGGCGATCACCGACGCGACCTCCTCCGGCCGTCCGACACGGCCCCAGGGGATGTCGTCCCCGGCGGCACGCAGGCCGTCCGGGCCGAGCGAGTTGACTGCGTCCAGCGACTGCGGCGTCTCGATGAGGCCGGGGATGATCGCGTTCGCGCGCACCCGGCGCGGACCGAGCTCGACGGCCAGGCTGCGGATCAGGCCGAGGACGCCGGCCTTCGCCGCCGCGTAGTGGGCGTGCTCCTGCCAGCCGTAGACGCCGCCGGCGATGGAGGAGATGGCGACGATCGAGCCGCCGTCGCCGAGGTGCGGGACCGCGGCGCGGGCCAGCCGCATCACGCCGTGCAGGTCCACCTGCAGCACCTCGTCCCACTGCCGGTCGGTCATCTCGGCGAAGGGCGCCCGGCGGAGGATGCCGGCGTTGGCCACGACGTGGTCGATGCGCCCGTACGCGCTCAGCGCCGCGTCGGCGAACGCCTCGACGGAGGCGGTGCTCGACACGTCCAGGTCGACGACGACGCCCTCTCCCCCGGCCTCGCGCACCTGGCGGAGCGTCTCCCCCGCGTCGTGCGGGTCGGCGGCGTAATGGCCGATGACCACGCGGTCGCCGCGGGAGGCGAGCCGGACGGCGGCGGCCCGGCCGATCCCGGAGGCCGCGCCGCTGACGATGCTGACCGCGCTCATCCGCCGACCTCCTCATCCGGCACGGAGCCCGCGACCGGGACCACCGCGTCGGCGGAGGCCGGAGCGGCCGCAGCGGCCGCAGCGGCCCGCGGGGTGACGGTCTTCGTCCCGAGCATGACCAGCCCGGACACCAGCGTCCCGAGCGCGCCGACCCAGAGCGCGGCGGTGGAGAACGGCACAGCGGCCGCGGTGAGCCCGGTGAGGATGAACCCGCCGATGATCGCGCCCGGCTGGCTCATCGCCCCGATGAACGTGCTGCCGGTCGCCCGGCAGTCCAGGTCGAAGCACTCCGCCTGGAAGAACATGATCGCCGCGTACGGCCCCAGCAGGAAGAACAGGCCGAGCATGTAGCTGATCAGCACGAACACGGTGTTGCTCGGCCCCAGCAGCAGCACGCCGAAGCAGATGCCGCCGAGGATCCAGCCGGTCACGATCACCCGCTTGCGGCCGAAGCGGTCGCCCAGCCAGCCGTGCGTGAGGTATCCGAGCGCGCCGACCAGGTTGGAACCGACCACGAGCATCAGCGCGTTGGAGGCATCGATGCCCTTGCCGGTCTGGAGGACGGTCGTGCCGAGCACCGAGAAGGTCTGGATGCCGAACCAGTTCACCAGCCAGGCCAGCGACAGAACGATGGTGTTGCGCAGGTGCTTGCCCTGGAAGATCCGCTTGAACGGAGCGGCGGTCTGGTGGTCGAGGCCTGCTGCTGCGGCGATCTGCGCGGCCTCCTCGACCCGGCCCTCCTTGCGCAGCGCGCGCACATGCTGCTGGACGACGAACTGCGGGCTCTCCTTGAGCCGCCGGCAGAGCAGCGCGACGCAGATCGCGGGGACCGTGGCGATCAGGAAGGCGATGCGCCAGCTGTCGAGGCCGAAGATCGCGATGATGATGGCGACGAAGGCGGCCGCGAGCATCGCGCCGAGCGGCCATCCGGTCTGCACCATCGCGTAGACGAAGCCCTGGTTGCGCTTGATCCGCTTGTCCTCGGTCAGCGCGTAGAGCTCGTTGAGGTAGGTGGCGTTGACGGACTGCTCCGCCAGGCCCAGGCCGCTGACCGAGCGCACGCCGACCAGGTACGCCGAGCTCATGGTGGCGGCGGTCGCGGCGGAGGACAGCGCTGTGCCGCCGACGGAGATGATCATGCCCTTCCGCCGGCCGAGCCGGTCGACCAGCGGGCCGACGCAGATCACGACGACGAAGGTACCGATGCTCACCAGTGTCGAGACGAGCAGCGCCTCACTGGTGCTCCAGCCGAAGTCGGCGGCGATGTCGGGCAGCAGCGTCCCGAACAGGATGAAGTCGTAGACCGCGATGGTCCAGGCGAAGAACGCGATGGCGGTCGCGCGGCGGGTTTCCTTGACGCCGACGGTGCGAAGCCGTCCGGCGGACTCACGAGCGACGGTGCTCATGTCTCCCCTTTCGTGGAGGGAATGCGTGGGTTGGGGGTGGGGGTGGACCGGCTCAGCGCCGGGGCGAACGACGCTGGAAGTCCTGCGCGATCTGGTCGAAGGTCGCCCAGCGCACGCCGTCGTGGCCGGAGATGTGCTCGATGAGCCGCTCCAGCATCAGCAGCACCTGCGGGCGTCCGGAGACGTCCGGGTGGATGGTGAAGGTGAACACGCCGTAGTCCTGCTCGCGGTACACCCAGTCGAACTGGTCGCGCCACATCTCCTCGAGGTGGCGCGGGTTGACGAAGCCGTGGCTGTTGGGCGAGGACTTGATGAACATCATCGGAGGCAGGTCGTCGAGGTACCAGCTCGCCGGGATCTCGACCAGGTCGGTCTCCGCGCCGCGCACCAGCGGGCGCATCCAGTCGGCGGCCTTCCCGTCGTAGTCGATCGGGGTCCAGCTGTCGCCGACCCGCACGTAGTACGGCTCGAAGTCGCGGTGCATCAGCGAGTGGTCGTAGCGGATGCCGCGCTCGATGAGGAGTTCGTTGGTCACCGGCGAGAACTCCCACCACGGGGCGACGTAGCCGGTGGGCCGGCGTCCGGACCGGTCGGAGATGAGCTCGATGCAGTGGTCGAGGATGTCGGACTCCTGCTGCCTGCTCATCGCGATCGGGTTCTCGTGGCTGTAGCCGTGCAGGCCGATCTCGTGGCCGGAGGCGACGACCTGGTCGAACTGCTCCGGGAAGGTCTCGATGGAGTGGCCCGGCCAGAACCAGGTGGCGGGGAGGTCGTACTTCTCCAGCAGCCGGTTGAGCCGCGGGACGCCCACCTCCCCGGCGAAGAGTCCGCGGGAGATGTCTCCCGGCGAGTCCTGCCCGCCGTAGGAGCCGAGCCAGCCGCCGACGGCGTCGATGTCGATGCCGAAGGCGACGAAGATCTCTTTGGTCATGGTGTGTCTTCCTTCTTCCGATCGGTGATGGAGGTTCCGTGCGCCGGCCCGGCGAAGGCCGCGAACCGGTGGGCGACGCGGTCGGCCGGCTCGGTGTCGAGCAGCAGTGCGAGCAGGATGCGCGCCTGCGACGCGGGCAGCGTCACAGCGGGGAGGGCGCCGGCGCCGACCGCGTCCACGCCCCCGCCGCCGCCGTACAGCGGCACGACCGGTCCGCGCGGCACCCGGGTGGAGAGCGCGACGACCACGCCGGCCCGCGTCGCGGCTTGGATGGCGTCGATCAGCGCGGCCGAGGCGTTGCCCGATCCGGTGCCGATGAGGACGATCCCGCGCGCGCCGGCGGCGACGGCCGCGTCGAACAGGGTGCGGTCGCCGCCCGGGTGGCAGACGACGGCGTCGACCCGGATGTCGTCGAATCCGCGACCCGGCCGTGGGAGTGCGGCCGGGCGCACCGGGGACGCCGCGAACATCGCGCGACCGCCGGCCACGAGACCGACCGCGCCGCTGTCGTGCGCGGCGAACGGCGCGGGTGCGAGGGTCTCGGCCTTGTGCACCCCGCGGGCGGCGAAGACCATGCCCGCGAAGCACACCAGCACGCCGCGTCCGCGGGCGGCGGGGTCTGCGGCCAGGGCGATGGCGTCGGCCAGATTGCCCGGGCCGTCCGAGGCGGGATGATCGGCCGGACGCTGCGACCCGGTGAAGACGACGGGGCGCTCGTCGGAGTGCACGGCGTCCGCGAGGAACGCCGACTCCTCCAGGGTGTCGGTCCCGTGCGTCACCACGATCCCGTCCACCTCCGCACGGCCGAGCTGTCCGGCGATCGCCTCGCTCAGCTCCCGCAGGTCGCGCAGCGTGAGGTTGAACGAGTTCTTGCGGAGGACGTCGACGCTCTCGACGGTGACTCCCGCGACCTCCACACCGGCGACGAGCGCCGGGCCGCCGTCGGTCGCCACCGAACCGCCCGCTCCGGAGCGGGAGGAGATGGTCCCCCCGGTGGCGAGGACGACGATGTGCGGCATCGGCGGCGGATCCTTTCGTACGACGGTGGACGTGCAAGGTGCGACGGGAAGGTCTGGCAGACACTCTTGCACAACTCAATCGATTGCGTCAATCGTTTGTGTTGACGATTGTGGAAGCAATGCCCGCGCCGGGCGCGGATCTGCCGCTCCGCGGGCCGTCGCGGGGCCGCGGGCCCGGCGGGCACGCCATAATGGCGGCAGAAGGAGCGCAATGACAGGAAAAGCCCCGGCAGGCCGACGCCCCGCCACGCAGCGGACGATCGCCGACCGCGTCGGAGTCTCGGTCACCACGGTCTCCCGCGTGCTGGCCGCCGGCGAGGAGGATGCCGCCCGCTGGGCCTCGCCGGAGACGGTCGCGGCCATCCTCGCCGTCGCCCGCGAGACGGGCTACCGGCCGAACCCGCACGCGGCGAGCCTGCGCACATCGCGGTCGAACCTCGTCGGCGTGCTCGTCCCGCGCCTCCAGGACTTCGTGCTCGCGACCATCTACGAGGGCATCGACGAGGCGGCGACCGAGCACGGGGTCTCCGCGTTCGTGACCAACTCGCTCGACGACGACGAGCTGCGCAGCGCGCGCACGGAGTCCATGCTCGACCGGCGGGTCGACGGCCTGATCTTCGGAGACGCCCACCTGGAGGACCCGTACCTCGACGCTCTCGCCGAACGGGACGTGCCGTTCGTACTCACCTCGCGGCGCAGCGGCGACCACATCGCCGTCACCTGCGACGACGCGCTCGGCGGCCGGCTGGTCGCGGAGCACCTGCTGGCGACCGGCCGCCGCGACGTGGCCGTCCTGGCCGGCCTCCCGTTCGCCTCGACGGGCCGGGAGCGGACGCGCGGACTGGTCGACGCCTACCGCGAGGCCGGGGTCGACATTCCGGAGCACCGCATCGTCTCGATCGGCTTCGACGCCCCGGCCGGCCGCGAGGGCGCCGAGCGCATCTTCGCGGAGAAGCCGTACCCGGACGCGGTGTTCGCGACCAACGACTTCGCCGCGATCGGGGCGCTCGGGGTGATCGAGCGGATGGGACTGCGCGTTCCGGAGGACGTGGCGCTGGTCGGCTACAACGACACCCCGCTCGCGGCGTCCGACGCCCTGTCGCTGACGACGGTGCGCTCCCCCATGCACGAGATGGGACGGCGGGCGCTGGAGACTCTGCTCCGCGCCATCGACGGGGAGCAGGTCGAGTCGCAGCGACTGCGGCCCGAACTCATCGTCCGGCGCAGCACCGCGGGCTGACGACGGCGCGCACCGCCGTCCTTCTGCGCCGCGGCGGTCTATGCCAGGATCGGTGGATGGCCGACACCATCATCACCGTCCAGGGCGAGTACGAGCTGAAGCATCCGGCGGAGCGGGGCGCGGTGCGGCTGAGCGTCGCGTACGAGGGCGAGCAGCGCGACGAGGCGCTCGCGCTCACCACCCAGCGGCACGCCTCCCTGGCGGCCGAGCTGCGCGAACTGCACAACCCGCAGACCGGGCCGGTGACCTCCTGGGCCTCCGACCAGCTGCGGGTATGGGGCGACCGGCCCTGGAATCAGGACGGCCGACGGCTCTCGCCGATCTACCACGCGGAGATCGGGATGGACGTCACCTTCAGCGAGCTGACCGCGCTGTCCGACTGGGTGGGCGTCGTCTCACTGCTCGACGGGGTCACGATCCAGGGCGTCACCTGGAGCCTGACGGAGGCTCGGCGCCAGTCGATCACGCAGGAGGCGCGGCGGCGGGCGGTGGAGAACGCGGTCGCCAAGGCGACGGTGTACGCGACGAGTCTCGGGCTGACGGCGGTGAAGCCGCTCGCGCTCAGCGACCCGGGGATGCTGGGCGACGGGCCGTCGAACGGTCAGCCGCAGCCGCTCCAGGCCCGGGCGATGTCGGCCGAGCTCGGCGGCGCGACGCTCGCGCTGAAGCCCGAGGACATCACGGTCGCCGTGCAGGTGCACGCGCGGTTCGCGGCGTCCTGACGCGGAGAACTCCCGCTCAGCTGCTGGGCGAGGGCGTCGGCGTCGGGCCGGACTGACCCGGCCGCAGCGGGAGGTCGGCGACGTTGAGGATGCGGACCGCCGTCACCGTGGTCCCCGAGCGGGTGCCGACGACGATCACCTCGTCGCCGGCGGCGAAGTCTGAGGCCCTCTGCGTCTGGCCCGGCGCTCCATACACGGTGGACGATGTGGTGTCGACGGTCAGGGTCGTGCCGCGCTGTGTCCGGATGGTCCAGGTCGAGCCGGAGATCGAGGCTACGGTGCCGCGGACGACGCCCTTCGCGATCGGGCCCTCGTCCTGGCGGCCGCCCTGGCCGGAGCCGCTGCCGTTGCCCTTGCCGTTCTGGCCGGGGGCGCCCGGCTTCACCGGGACCGGGCCGCCCTGGCCGTCGTGCAGCAGCCGCGACACCGACGAGCCCGCGTGGAACACGACCGAGCCCACGGCGAACGCACCGGTGCCGGCGATGCCGAACAGCACGATGACGCCGAGCACGAGCGTCGAGATGGCGAACGCCAGACCGTGGCGCTTGTAGAACGGCTCCCCCACCGGGCGCGCGGGAGGCCCGTACTGCTGCGTCGGCGGCCCGTACGGGTGCGCGGCCTGCTGCGGCGGCACGTCGTGCCGCGGCACCTCATTCTGCGCGCCGGGCTGCTGCGGGTACAGCGGCTCGGTGGGCTGGTTCTCGTCCATGGTCACAAGAACACCTGATCGAGCCGCGATACCGCTGAACGCCGGTTATGGCTTCGATGTGAACTCACGACGGCTCGACCAGCACGGAACGGAGTTTCGCCAGCTCCAGCTCGTCCAGCCCGGTGGCGAGCAGGTACTCGCGCACGCTCCCGAACCTGCGCTCCACCACGTCGAGCGCCTCCTCGAGCGCTTCGGGTGGGCTGCCGCCGAGGATGATGCGGAGGTCGGGCGTGACCTCGACCCCGTGGCTGCGCACCAGGTCGATCATCCCGTCCAGCCAGGGACCGTGGAGGTTGGCCTGGGTCGCCGCGTAGTCGGCGACCACCAGCTCGCGCTCGACGCCCACCGCGAGCAGCGCGAGGGCGACGACGATGCCGGTGCGGTCCTTGCCCGCGGTGCAGTGCACGACGACGGCCTCGCCGCCGGTGTCCGCGATCTCCCGCAGCGCGGTCACGATGACGTCGCCGTGCTGCAGCAGGATCTTCTCGTAGAGCCCGACCAGCGTGATGCCGATCGTCGACTGCGACGCGCCGGAGCCTTCGAACACCGGGAGGTGCAGGCGCTGGAGGTCGAGACCGTCGACGTCGTCCGGCATCACCGAGACCTCGAAGTCGTCGCGGAGGTCGATCACGACCCGCACGTCGAGGTCGCGGAGCGTCTGCCGCCCCTCGTCGCCGAGCCGCGCGAGCCCGTCCGAGCGGAACAGCTTGCCGCGGCGCACCACACCCTCGGGGACCGGGTAGCCGCCCGCGTCGCGGAAGTTGTACGTGCCGTTCACCGGGATGCGCGCCGCGACGACGCCTGTCGTTCCGGCCGTCGCCTCGTCGTTGCTGCTCATGCCCTCATCCTGCCACCCGGCGCCGACAGCACGCCGTGCGGGGCAGGTCACTCGCCGAGATGACGCCTGCTGGACATCGCCCGTTCGGCTTCGCGGTTGTCCTGCCGCTCGCGGAGGGCCTGGCGCTTGTCGTACTCGCGCTTGCCCTTGGCGACCGCGATCTCGACCTTCGCGCGCCCGTCGCTGAAGTAGATCTGCAGCGGGACGATCGTGTAGCCGCCCTGCTTGACCTTGTTCTCGATCTTGACGATCTGCGCCTTGTGCAGCAGGAGCTTGCGCTTGCGCCGCGGGGCGTGATTGTTCCAGGTGCCGTCCAGGTACTCGGGGATGTGCACGGCGTCGAGCCAGGCCTCTCCCCCGTCGACGAAGGCGTAGCCGTCGACCAGGGACGCCCGCCCCTCGCGCAACGACTTGACCTCGGTGCCGGTGAGCACGAGGCCCGCCTCGTAGGTGTCCTCGATGGTGTAGTCGTGGCGCGCTCGGCGATTGGTGGCCACGACCTTCTGGCCACGTTCCCTGGGCACAGCGTCTCCTGACGTCGAAGATGGTGCT is a window from the Leifsonia shinshuensis genome containing:
- a CDS encoding asparaginase, giving the protein MPHIVVLATGGTISSRSGAGGSVATDGGPALVAGVEVAGVTVESVDVLRKNSFNLTLRDLRELSEAIAGQLGRAEVDGIVVTHGTDTLEESAFLADAVHSDERPVVFTGSQRPADHPASDGPGNLADAIALAADPAARGRGVLVCFAGMVFAARGVHKAETLAPAPFAAHDSGAVGLVAGGRAMFAASPVRPAALPRPGRGFDDIRVDAVVCHPGGDRTLFDAAVAAGARGIVLIGTGSGNASAALIDAIQAATRAGVVVALSTRVPRGPVVPLYGGGGGVDAVGAGALPAVTLPASQARILLALLLDTEPADRVAHRFAAFAGPAHGTSITDRKKEDTP
- a CDS encoding LacI family DNA-binding transcriptional regulator, giving the protein MTGKAPAGRRPATQRTIADRVGVSVTTVSRVLAAGEEDAARWASPETVAAILAVARETGYRPNPHAASLRTSRSNLVGVLVPRLQDFVLATIYEGIDEAATEHGVSAFVTNSLDDDELRSARTESMLDRRVDGLIFGDAHLEDPYLDALAERDVPFVLTSRRSGDHIAVTCDDALGGRLVAEHLLATGRRDVAVLAGLPFASTGRERTRGLVDAYREAGVDIPEHRIVSIGFDAPAGREGAERIFAEKPYPDAVFATNDFAAIGALGVIERMGLRVPEDVALVGYNDTPLAASDALSLTTVRSPMHEMGRRALETLLRAIDGEQVESQRLRPELIVRRSTAG
- a CDS encoding SIMPL domain-containing protein; this translates as MADTIITVQGEYELKHPAERGAVRLSVAYEGEQRDEALALTTQRHASLAAELRELHNPQTGPVTSWASDQLRVWGDRPWNQDGRRLSPIYHAEIGMDVTFSELTALSDWVGVVSLLDGVTIQGVTWSLTEARRQSITQEARRRAVENAVAKATVYATSLGLTAVKPLALSDPGMLGDGPSNGQPQPLQARAMSAELGGATLALKPEDITVAVQVHARFAAS
- a CDS encoding DUF5666 domain-containing protein, whose amino-acid sequence is MDENQPTEPLYPQQPGAQNEVPRHDVPPQQAAHPYGPPTQQYGPPARPVGEPFYKRHGLAFAISTLVLGVIVLFGIAGTGAFAVGSVVFHAGSSVSRLLHDGQGGPVPVKPGAPGQNGKGNGSGSGQGGRQDEGPIAKGVVRGTVASISGSTWTIRTQRGTTLTVDTTSSTVYGAPGQTQRASDFAAGDEVIVVGTRSGTTVTAVRILNVADLPLRPGQSGPTPTPSPSS
- a CDS encoding tyrosine-protein phosphatase encodes the protein MSSNDEATAGTTGVVAARIPVNGTYNFRDAGGYPVPEGVVRRGKLFRSDGLARLGDEGRQTLRDLDVRVVIDLRDDFEVSVMPDDVDGLDLQRLHLPVFEGSGASQSTIGITLVGLYEKILLQHGDVIVTALREIADTGGEAVVVHCTAGKDRTGIVVALALLAVGVERELVVADYAATQANLHGPWLDGMIDLVRSHGVEVTPDLRIILGGSPPEALEEALDVVERRFGSVREYLLATGLDELELAKLRSVLVEPS
- the smpB gene encoding SsrA-binding protein SmpB is translated as MPRERGQKVVATNRRARHDYTIEDTYEAGLVLTGTEVKSLREGRASLVDGYAFVDGGEAWLDAVHIPEYLDGTWNNHAPRRKRKLLLHKAQIVKIENKVKQGGYTIVPLQIYFSDGRAKVEIAVAKGKREYDKRQALRERQDNREAERAMSSRRHLGE